The Rhodococcus rhodochrous DNA window TCGCCGCGCTTCAGTCCGGCCGCCATCACGACGTTCGACCACACCGTGCACGCGATCTCGGGAAGCGACGCGGCGATCGCGATATCGATGCCCTTCGGGACGGGCAGCAGCTGGGAAGCGGGGACCGCGACCTTCTCGGCGTAGCCGCCGCCGGTGAGCAGGGCGCAGACCTTGTCGCCGATGTTCCAGCCCGTCACACCCTCGCCGAGTTCGGAGATCACTCCGGAGCATTCGAGGCCCAGGATGTCGCTCGCCCCCGGGGGTGGCGGGTAGAGGCCGCGCCGTTGCAGCAGGTCGGCGCGGTTGACCGCGGTCGCCGCGACATCGAGAAGTACGTGCCCGGGAGGCAGGTCCGGGTCGGGCTGCTCGGTCCACCGGAGAACTTCTGGACCACCGGGTTCGGTGGCGACGATTGCATACATGTGTTCGACGCTATCGCGTGCGGCGCAGTGAGGGGACGGTCACTCCGCTCACCGCGCGCTCACCTGCTCGAAACTACCGTGCGGTAACCGGATCGGGCCGTCGGCATTACACTCCCGGCGTGACCAGCGAACGAGACGAACCCAAGTGGTTGACGGCAAAGGAGCAGGAGGCCTGGCGGCTCTACATGGACGGCAACAACCGTCTCATGAGCGCCCTGAGTCGGTCCCTCAACGATCGACACGACCTGTCGCTGGCGGAATATCGGATCCTGGTCATGCTCTCCGAAGCCCCCGACGGCGCCCTGCGCATGAGCGACCTCGCCGACGGTGTGCTGTCCTCGCGCAGCCGTCTCACCCATCAGATCCGGCGGATGGAGCAGGAAAAGATGGTCGTGCGCAGCTCGTGCCCCGACGACGGTCGCGGTGTGCTCGCCACCATCACCGAGGAGGGCCGACGGCGTCTGGCGGAGGCCGCCCCCACCCACGTCGACGACGTGCGCAACTACCTCATCGACCTGCTGTCGGCCGACGAACTCGACATGCTGGCGCGGGTCTTCGCGCGCGTCGAGCACACTCTGGCCGACCGCTGAGGTCGCGAATCGGTTAGGCCCTGCTTGCGCGGAGCGGTTAGGATCTGCCACGGAAGCGTGGCAGAGCGGCCGAATGCACTCGCCTTGAAAGCGAGCTTGGGTAACACCAACGGGGGTTCAAATCCCTCCGCTTCCGCAGAAGAAGAGGTTCCGGCACCCGACAGGGAGTCGGAACCTCTTCTCGTTTCTACCGCCGGGTCGCGACCATCTTCTCCTCGAGGATCCAGGTGGAACGCCAGGCGCCGATCCCGGGGAGTGGATCGCGATCTGTCAGCTCGGTCCGGCGGCCACTGCTCGTTCCACGGCCGCGGCCGCACCGTCGTGCCACGGTTCACCGTGGCCGACGAGGACGTGCTTCGCGCCGGTGCCGGCGATGGCCGCCAGCGAGGCGAGGGCGGTCCTGCTGTCGGCGGTCGCCGCACCCGAGACGATCTGCGGACCGTGCCTGCCCGTGTACGGATCGAGGGTGACGATGGCGTCGCCGACGATCACGGTGTCGCGGTCCGGGAGATGCAGCGCGCAGTGCCCGTAAGTGTGGCCGGGGGTGTGCAGGGGGACGGGGCGGCCCGGCAGGTCGAGCGGTTCGGAGTCGTGGAAGAGCGTCACGTCGTCGACCCCGCGCACCCACAGCGCACCGGCCACGGTCATCCGGGCGAGCACGGGGATGCAGGCGGGATATCGGGCGGGATAGAGCAGCCGGTTGCGTTCGTGCTGGTAGCGATAGGGGTGGGCGGCGAGGAACTTCTCGTCGCGATGCGCCCACACCGGCACCCGCCACCGTTCACGCAGCCGCTTCGCCGACCCGACGTGATCGAAGTGGGCGTGCGTGAGGACGACTCCCTGCACGTCGTCGATTCGACGACCGATGCGTGAGATCGCCTCTTCGATGCGCCCGGCGGTCGCGGGCAGTCCCGTGTCGACGACGGTCACTCCGGTGTCGTCCTCGATCAGGTAGACGTTGACGTCGGCGTGCGCGAGGCGATGCACACCCGGTGCGACATCCGTGTGGAGCATGGCGGCCCTTCGCTCGGGGGGACGTGCAGGTTCAGCTGTGTCCGTCGATCTCGTCGGCGATGAAGGCGGCCCACGACCGCACCTCGTCCTCGCCTGCGGACGGACCGAACGACCGGTAGTCGAGCGCGGCGAGTTCGGACACCAGATCCGGTGTGTCCTCGGCGGTTTCGTCGCCCACCGCGAACAGCCATACGAGCTGCTGACTCAGCCCGGAGGCCCGCGACGACAACAGTTCGACGGTGTCGGGCGAGTACTCGCCGGCGTCGACCTCGCCTCCGAAGACGACGCCCTCGAACTCCTCCGACCGCTCGAGATCGGAGGTGTCACCGACGGTGACGTCGATGTCCCGCTCTCCGAGGGCGTCGGCGACGAGTCGGGCGATCTTCTGGGTCGGACCTTCGGGACTGTCCGTGACGACGAGAACGGTCATTGTGTCTCCAGCATGTTCGGCGACTCGGGTTCACTGGTGCGTTCCCGGTCCCCGTGGGGCGGAAACATGCCCCCGGCCGTGTCAGTGGGAGCCGCCGAGCGCCCGCACCCCCGGCGCCCCCGAGCGGCGGACGAACTCGGAGTCGGCGAGGCGTTCGTCCGCACCGAGATCCAGCGACAGGTCGACGGTCGCGGCGAGCCGGTACGGCTTGCTCTCGATCACGTCCCCGATCGCGCGTCGCAGTCGCGACACCTCGGCGCGGACCGACACGGCATGGTCGTCGTCCCCGTAGAGGGCCCGGCTGAGCGCTGCGACCGTCATGCCCTCCGGGCCGCGCTCGTGCAGCAACAGCAGGATCTCGGCCTGACGTGCGGTGACGATGCTGCGCCACGAGTCGTCGTCCCCGAACACCTCCACCGTGGGCGACGACGACACGTGCAGCACCATCCGCATGCGCGACGACGAGGCCGCGCCGCGGATCAACCAGCCGTGCGAAAGACGCTCGGGCACACACAGTCCCATACCGGGAACGGTCAGCGGGCGTGCGTGCCGCGGAACCGCGACCCGCTCGGCGGCGATACCGGAGGCGTGCGCGACCCAGCCGTCCTCGTCGACGAGCAGCACCGGTCCCCGCGTCGACGACAGCAGCGGAGCGGCCTCGGTGCGCAGCCGTTCGAGTCGCACCTCGTGCCGCCGCCACAGTTGCGCTTCGGCGAGCCGGACGGCGGTGTCGACGAGGGCGATGATGGCCGGGTGCAGGGTCAGCGCGGGACCGCTGACGTCGACGATGCCCAGCAGGTCGCCGCGGATCGGATCGTGGATCGGCGCGGCGGTGCAGTACCAGGGATGCTGGGTCGTCTCGAAGTGCTCACCCGAGAACAACTGCACGGGCGCGGCCTCCGCGAGCGCCGTGCCGATGGCGTTGGTGCCGACCGTCGACTCGGTCCACACCGTCCCCTCCTGGAAACCGAGGGCGTCGGCGCGCGAACGGATCGGTGCCGAACCGCTGCGCCAGAGGATCACGCCGTCGGCGTCGGTCACCACCAGCAGCAGATGCGAGGCGTCGGCGACGGGTGTGATGACCTGTTCGAGATCGCCGATCACCGCGGAGAGGGTGGACGCGCGGCGACGTCGCTCGACCTCCGCGACGGGCAGCCGGCTGCGTTCGTTGGTGCCGGTGGGATCGAGGCCCGCGTCGAGTACGCGCTGCCACGAACGGGACACGAGCGGACGGGGTCGCATGGGTGACCGGGCGCCGCCGATGACCGCGTCGTGCATCCGCGTCAACTCGCGCGCGTAGCGCGACAGGTCGGTGCCGGGCGCGATCGCGCTGAACGTGGTCACGGTCTCCTCTTCGTCGTCGTCCTCGGAGCATAGGTGGCAAATGTGTGCTGCGCCACAAATCGGGCGCCGTGCAACGTGACGCAACGCTTGTGGGGGAGCGGTCACGGGGAGTGTCCTGGATCACATCACCACGGGAAAGGACTCACCATGACCGACACCCTCGACAAGCCCACGACCTCCGGCACCGCGACGCCCGACGAACGCGTCGACGCCTGGTTGCAGGCTTTCGAAACCGCCCTCGCGCAGCGCGACGTCGACGTCGCTGCGGGCCTGTTCGGCACCGATTCCTTCTGGCGCGACCTGGTCGCCTTCACCTGGAACCTCAAGACCGTCGAGGGACGCGAGGGCGTCTCGGACATGCTGCACGCGCGACTCGACGACACCGACCCGAGCGGCTTCCGCACCACCGAACCGGCGAGCGACGACGACGGCGTGCTCAGCGCCTGGATCGCGTTCGAGACCGCGGTCGGTCGCGGCGTCGGCCATCTGCGTCTGAAGCGCGACGAGGAGAGCGGCGAGGACCGCGCCTTCACGTTGCTGACCACGATGCAGGAACTGAAGGGCTACGAGGAGAACAAGGGCACGCGTCGTCCCCGCGGCACGAAGCACGGTGCGGACAAGCACCGCGTCACGTGGTCGGAGCAGCGCGAGATCGAGGAACGCGAACTCGGTTACACGCGTCAGCCCTACGTCGTGATCATCGGTGGTGGTCAGGGCGGTATCGCGCTCGGTGCGCGCATGCGTCAGCTCGGTGTTCCCGCGATCGTGCTCGACAAGTACGACCGTCCCGGCGACCAGTGGCGCGGACGCTACAAGTCGCTGTGTCTGCACGACCCCGTCTGGTACGACCATCTGCCGTACATGCCCTTCCCCGACAACTGGCCGGTCTTCGCGCCCAAGGACAAGATCGCGGACTGGCTCGAGATGTACACGAAGGTGATGGAGGTTCCCTACTGGTCGAAGTCGGAGTGCACCTCGGCGAGCTACGACGAGGAGACGGGCGAATGGACCGTCGATGTCGTGCGCGACGGCGAACCGGTGGTCCTCCGGCCCAAGCAGCTCGTCATTGCGACCGGCATGTCGGGTAAGCCGAACATCCCCGACTTCCCCGGGATGGACCTGTTCCGCGGCGAACAGCACCACTCCAGCGCCCACCCGGGCCCGGACGCCTATGCCGGCAAGAAGGCCGTCGTGATCGGTGCCAACAACAGTGCGCACGACATCTGCGGTGCCCTCTGGGAGGTCGGCGCCGACGTCACCATGGTGCAGCGCTCGTCCACGCACATCGTCCGATCCGATTCGCTGATGGACCTCGGCCTCGGCGACCTGTACTCCGAGCGGGCCCTCGCCGCCGGTGTCACGACCCAGAAGGCCGACCTGACCTTCGCGTCCCTGCCGTACCGGATCATGCACGAGTTCCAGATCCCGATCTACGAGAAGATCCGCGAACGCGACGCCGAGTTCTACGACCGGCTGGAGAAGGCGGGCTTCCAGCACGACTGGGGTGACGACGGTTCGGGTCTGTTCATGAAGTACCTGCGTCGCGCATCCGGCTACTACATCGACGTCGGCGCCTCGGAACTCGTCGCGAACGGCGACATCAAGCTCGCCCACGGCAATGTCCGCGAACTCACCGAGACGTCGGTGATCCTCGAGGACGGCACCGAACTCGAGGCCGATCTCGTCGTCTATGCGACCGGCTACGGCTCGATGAACGGCTGGGTCGCCGACCTGATCTCACAGGAGGTCGCCGACAAGGTGGGCAAGTGCTGGGGCCTGGGCTCCGACACCACCAAGGACCCCGGTCCCTGGGAGGGTGAGCAGCGCAACATGTGGAAGCCCACGCAGCAGGACGGCCTGTGGTTCCACGGCGGCAACCTGCACCAGTCGCGGCACTACTCGCTCTACCTGGCGCTGCAGCTCAAGGCGCGCTACGAGGGCATCCCGACCCCGGTCTACGGACTGCAGGAGGTGCACCACCTCCGCTGACCGAGACAGCTCCCACCGTGTCGCTCCCGCCCCCGGCGGGGGCGACGCGGCCGTACATCCTCCTATTCGTCACGAATCGGAGGGTGAGTATTAGGGTCGCGTGCAGGTCCGCTTGACCGGGTACAGGTAGTGACTGTGAGATCACTGCAGGTCGTCGGGGGACGGGGAGTTCGATGGTGAAGAGACTTGCGGCGGCTGTGGCGGTGGCCCTGATGATGCCGGTCTCCGGCACAGTGATGGCCCATGCCCGACCGGCCCATGCCCAACCGCCCCAGATGCAACCGGCGTCGGCCAGGATCGACCACGTCGAGCGCGTCGGCGACCGGCAGACGAAGCTGTTCGTCCACTCGGCCGCGATGAATCGGATCGTGCCGGTGCAGGTGCTGCACCCGGCCTCGGCGGGGCCGCGCCCCACCCTCTACCTGCTCGACGGCGTCAGCGCCGGCGAGGAGTCCGAGTTCCGTGAGAGCACGTGGACGCAACGCACCGACATCGAGGAGTTCTTCGCCGACAAGAACACCAACGTCGTCCTTCCCGTCGGTGGCACCGCGAGCTACTACACCGACTGGAACAATCCCGACCCCGTCCTCGGTGTCAACAAGTGGGAGACCTTCCTGACCGAGGAACTACCCCCGCTGATCGACGCCGAATTCGACGGCAACGGCACCAACGCCGTCGCGGGACTGTCGATGGGTGCCACCGGCGCGATGTCCCTGATCACCCGCAATCCCGACCTCTACCAGGGGGTCGCGGCGCTCAGCGGTTGCTACGACACCTCCAGCGACCGCTCCCGCGACACCGTCCGCGGGACCGTCGCGTACAAGGGCGGCAACCCCGACAACATGTGGGGACCGCCCGAGGACGCCCGGTGGGAGGAGCACGACTCCTACCTGCTCGCCGAGAAGCTGCGCGGCAAGGAGGTCTTCCTCAGCACCGGCAACGGCCTGCTCGGCCCGCACGATCTCGGCGCCGGCCAGGACGTGCTCACCGTCGGCGCGCCGCTCGAGATCGGCACCTTCGTGTGCACCGTCACCTACGACCGTCGCCTCCGCGAACTCGGCATCCCCGCGCAGGTCGTCTACCGCCCGTGGGGCACGCATTCGTGGGGTTACTGGCAGGACGACATCAAGGCCGCCTGGCCGACCCTCGCCGACGCCCTCGGACTCCGCTGACCGCGCATCGACGGCACCGTCTCAGTGCAGGCGGATGCGGTCGACCGCCGGCGGCTCCACGCGTGAGCGGGTCGCCAGATAGCTGTTGAGGGCGTCGAGATCCTTGCCCGCGCCGACCAGCCCGTGCGCTTCCGTGCACACGGTGAAACCGTCGCCGCCGCCGGCCAGGAAGTTGTTCATCACGACCTTGTACACGCGCTCGGGGTCCACGGCCTCGCCGTCGATCGTGATCGAGCGGATCCGTTCGCCGCGCGGCGCCAGGCGGTCGAGTGTGTAGGTCAGATTGTGCGAGGGGGCCAGGATGCGTTCGATCTCCGAGCCGACCGGGCTGTCCTGGAACTGCTGCTCGAGCAACGCGTCGAGTTGGGCTCCGGTGAGGTCGAGTACCTGCAGCATGTTCCCGAAGGGCTGCACGGCGTAGGTCTCCCGGTAGGAGACGGTGCCGTCGCCGGCGAGGAGGTCGCCGCGGAGTCCGCCGGGGTTCATCAGGGCGATCTGCGCCCCGAGATGTCGCGTCGCGGCGAGTTGCGCGTCGGCCACCAGATTGCCCAGCGCCGATTCTCCGCTCGGGCTCTTGCTGCGCGTGACGTCGCCGCCGATACGGGCGATGGACCGGTTCGCGACCTCCGCCGACTTCTCGACCGCCCGGTCGACGAACTCGAGGGTGGTCGGATCCGGGTCGATGTCGTGCGTGACGACCTGCGTGAAGACGACGGTCCGGTCGCGCAGCACCTCGCGGCTCTGCCGGTCGATGACGAGATCGGCGACCGACAGGATGCGCCCGTGCGAAGCGCCCTGCACGACGGTGCGCGGTTTGCCCGCGGGATCGGTGTAGGTGCAGTTGAAGTGCCGGTCGCCGTCGGAGGTGATGATGAGGTCCACCTCGGGGGAGACGGACGTCGCGATCGCCGCCGCCCCGCCGTCCCCGCTCGGGCACGGATCGTCGCCGTCGATGGCTCCGATGTCGCCCTTGTAGAGCACGACGATCGAGCGGACGCCGAGCGCGCCGAGGATGTCGGCGGTGCGGTTGACGGCGGCGATCTCGTCCTCGAACCGCAGTCCCGCGATGGCGTCGGGCCGGATCATGTCGGGGGTGTTGCTCGGCACGACGCCGATGACCCCGACGGGCAGCCCGTCGACGTAGTCGATGCTGTAGGGGAGTGCGGCCGGTGTGCCGTTCGTCGTGGTGAGGTTGGCGCCGAGGATCGGGAAGTTCGCGCCGTCGAACGGCTCGGTGTAGAGGCACCCTTCCTTCGGGTGACAACCGCCGTCCCGGAGCCGCTCGAATTCGGCGTAGCCGCGGTCGAGTTCGTGGTTGCCGAGGGTCGCGGCGGTGAGGTCGAGTTCGTCGAGCAGGGCGATGGTCGGCTCGTCGTGGAACAGACCCGACTCGAGCGGCGACGAACCCCACGTGTCGCCCACGGCGTAGAGCACGGAGTTGTCGGCCTGCTCCCGGAGCTGGCGGACGTAGGCGGCGAGATAGGCCGCACCGCCCGCGGGGACCGAGACGTCATCCGACCGGACGACCTCGCCGTGCAGTCCCTGCGGGGGCAGCAGATTTCCGTGCAGGTCGCCGAATGCGATCACCCGGAGCGGGACGGTGTTCGAGGGGACGGTGCTCGACGGTGCAGCGCCGGCAGGTGCCGCACCACCGAAGGCGACCAGTGAGCCGACGACTGCGCAGGCCGACAGGGCGCGCCGCACCTTGCCTGCCCCCATGCAGTTCCTCCGACCCCGGCCCGATCCGACCGCCCGAGTCTGTCAGGGCCGGATCACGCCACCGATACCCAGCCATAACGGTTGGGTCTCGTCACAGGATCAGCCGATGCCGGCGAGTGCCCGTCCCTGCCCGGTCGCGAAGTCGAGGAACAGATCGTTCTCGTGCGGGTCGCCGATCGTCACCCGGGTGCCCTCGCCCGTGAAGTTGCGCAGGACCACGCCTGCCTCCGCTGCGGCCTCGGAGAACGCGGCGGAGCGTTCACCCAGCGGCAGCCAGAGGAAGTTCGCGGCACTCGCGGGCACCTCGTAGCCGGCCTCGACAAGCGCCGCGTGGACCCGTTCCCGCTCGGCGACGACGCCCTCGGTGCGCGCGAGCAACTCGGTCGCGGCGGCGAGCGAGGCCACGGCGGCCGTCTGGGCGAGCGAGTTGACGGAGAACGGGGTGTGGACCTTGCTCAGCGCCGTCACGACGGACGGGTCGGCGACCGCGTATCCGACACGGATGCCGGCGAGACCGTAGGCCTTGGAGAAGGTACGGAGTACGACGACGTTGCTGCGACCCTCCGCGAGCTCGAGACCGTCGGCCAGATCCTCACCGGGCTCGGGGCGGACGTACTCGAAGTACGCCTCGTCGAGGGCGACGACGATGTGCTCGGGGACGGCGTCGAGGAACTGTGCGAGCTCCTCCGTGCCCAGCAGCGACCCGGTGGGGTTGTTGGGATTGCACACGAAGATCAGCCGCGTGCGGTCGGTGATCGCGGCGAGCATGGCCTTCAGGTCGTGACCGTGGTCCGCGGTGTTCGGGACGCGAACGGCGGTCGCGCCGGCGACGGCCGCGATGATCGGGTACGCCTCGAACGACCGCCACGCGAAGATCACCTCGTCG harbors:
- a CDS encoding MarR family winged helix-turn-helix transcriptional regulator, whose protein sequence is MTSERDEPKWLTAKEQEAWRLYMDGNNRLMSALSRSLNDRHDLSLAEYRILVMLSEAPDGALRMSDLADGVLSSRSRLTHQIRRMEQEKMVVRSSCPDDGRGVLATITEEGRRRLAEAAPTHVDDVRNYLIDLLSADELDMLARVFARVEHTLADR
- a CDS encoding MBL fold metallo-hydrolase, translated to MLHTDVAPGVHRLAHADVNVYLIEDDTGVTVVDTGLPATAGRIEEAISRIGRRIDDVQGVVLTHAHFDHVGSAKRLRERWRVPVWAHRDEKFLAAHPYRYQHERNRLLYPARYPACIPVLARMTVAGALWVRGVDDVTLFHDSEPLDLPGRPVPLHTPGHTYGHCALHLPDRDTVIVGDAIVTLDPYTGRHGPQIVSGAATADSRTALASLAAIAGTGAKHVLVGHGEPWHDGAAAAVERAVAAGPS
- a CDS encoding flavodoxin domain-containing protein; its protein translation is MTVLVVTDSPEGPTQKIARLVADALGERDIDVTVGDTSDLERSEEFEGVVFGGEVDAGEYSPDTVELLSSRASGLSQQLVWLFAVGDETAEDTPDLVSELAALDYRSFGPSAGEDEVRSWAAFIADEIDGHS
- a CDS encoding helix-turn-helix domain-containing protein, translating into MTTFSAIAPGTDLSRYARELTRMHDAVIGGARSPMRPRPLVSRSWQRVLDAGLDPTGTNERSRLPVAEVERRRRASTLSAVIGDLEQVITPVADASHLLLVVTDADGVILWRSGSAPIRSRADALGFQEGTVWTESTVGTNAIGTALAEAAPVQLFSGEHFETTQHPWYCTAAPIHDPIRGDLLGIVDVSGPALTLHPAIIALVDTAVRLAEAQLWRRHEVRLERLRTEAAPLLSSTRGPVLLVDEDGWVAHASGIAAERVAVPRHARPLTVPGMGLCVPERLSHGWLIRGAASSSRMRMVLHVSSSPTVEVFGDDDSWRSIVTARQAEILLLLHERGPEGMTVAALSRALYGDDDHAVSVRAEVSRLRRAIGDVIESKPYRLAATVDLSLDLGADERLADSEFVRRSGAPGVRALGGSH
- a CDS encoding flavin-containing monooxygenase, which encodes MTDTLDKPTTSGTATPDERVDAWLQAFETALAQRDVDVAAGLFGTDSFWRDLVAFTWNLKTVEGREGVSDMLHARLDDTDPSGFRTTEPASDDDGVLSAWIAFETAVGRGVGHLRLKRDEESGEDRAFTLLTTMQELKGYEENKGTRRPRGTKHGADKHRVTWSEQREIEERELGYTRQPYVVIIGGGQGGIALGARMRQLGVPAIVLDKYDRPGDQWRGRYKSLCLHDPVWYDHLPYMPFPDNWPVFAPKDKIADWLEMYTKVMEVPYWSKSECTSASYDEETGEWTVDVVRDGEPVVLRPKQLVIATGMSGKPNIPDFPGMDLFRGEQHHSSAHPGPDAYAGKKAVVIGANNSAHDICGALWEVGADVTMVQRSSTHIVRSDSLMDLGLGDLYSERALAAGVTTQKADLTFASLPYRIMHEFQIPIYEKIRERDAEFYDRLEKAGFQHDWGDDGSGLFMKYLRRASGYYIDVGASELVANGDIKLAHGNVRELTETSVILEDGTELEADLVVYATGYGSMNGWVADLISQEVADKVGKCWGLGSDTTKDPGPWEGEQRNMWKPTQQDGLWFHGGNLHQSRHYSLYLALQLKARYEGIPTPVYGLQEVHHLR
- a CDS encoding alpha/beta hydrolase — protein: MVKRLAAAVAVALMMPVSGTVMAHARPAHAQPPQMQPASARIDHVERVGDRQTKLFVHSAAMNRIVPVQVLHPASAGPRPTLYLLDGVSAGEESEFRESTWTQRTDIEEFFADKNTNVVLPVGGTASYYTDWNNPDPVLGVNKWETFLTEELPPLIDAEFDGNGTNAVAGLSMGATGAMSLITRNPDLYQGVAALSGCYDTSSDRSRDTVRGTVAYKGGNPDNMWGPPEDARWEEHDSYLLAEKLRGKEVFLSTGNGLLGPHDLGAGQDVLTVGAPLEIGTFVCTVTYDRRLRELGIPAQVVYRPWGTHSWGYWQDDIKAAWPTLADALGLR
- a CDS encoding bifunctional metallophosphatase/5'-nucleotidase, which gives rise to MGAGKVRRALSACAVVGSLVAFGGAAPAGAAPSSTVPSNTVPLRVIAFGDLHGNLLPPQGLHGEVVRSDDVSVPAGGAAYLAAYVRQLREQADNSVLYAVGDTWGSSPLESGLFHDEPTIALLDELDLTAATLGNHELDRGYAEFERLRDGGCHPKEGCLYTEPFDGANFPILGANLTTTNGTPAALPYSIDYVDGLPVGVIGVVPSNTPDMIRPDAIAGLRFEDEIAAVNRTADILGALGVRSIVVLYKGDIGAIDGDDPCPSGDGGAAAIATSVSPEVDLIITSDGDRHFNCTYTDPAGKPRTVVQGASHGRILSVADLVIDRQSREVLRDRTVVFTQVVTHDIDPDPTTLEFVDRAVEKSAEVANRSIARIGGDVTRSKSPSGESALGNLVADAQLAATRHLGAQIALMNPGGLRGDLLAGDGTVSYRETYAVQPFGNMLQVLDLTGAQLDALLEQQFQDSPVGSEIERILAPSHNLTYTLDRLAPRGERIRSITIDGEAVDPERVYKVVMNNFLAGGGDGFTVCTEAHGLVGAGKDLDALNSYLATRSRVEPPAVDRIRLH
- the hisC gene encoding histidinol-phosphate transaminase, whose product is MTPRTRPDLESIPAYVPGRSFPGAVKLASNETTIGPLPSVREAIADAAAGLNRYPDNGATELVAALSERLGVPTERIAVGCGSVSLCQELVQITCDAGDEVIFAWRSFEAYPIIAAVAGATAVRVPNTADHGHDLKAMLAAITDRTRLIFVCNPNNPTGSLLGTEELAQFLDAVPEHIVVALDEAYFEYVRPEPGEDLADGLELAEGRSNVVVLRTFSKAYGLAGIRVGYAVADPSVVTALSKVHTPFSVNSLAQTAAVASLAAATELLARTEGVVAERERVHAALVEAGYEVPASAANFLWLPLGERSAAFSEAAAEAGVVLRNFTGEGTRVTIGDPHENDLFLDFATGQGRALAGIG